In a genomic window of Deinococcus aquiradiocola:
- a CDS encoding ABC transporter ATP-binding protein, whose product MTQVSNHRSADAIELRGITKRFPLVLANDNISMTVKWGSVHALCGENGAGKSTLMKILYGMQPPTSGEILVDGQTVTLSDPKDAIALGIGMVHQHFMLVEPLTVTENVILGSEPTNGTSIDFAGARRRVAELIEQFGFDLNPDARIEDLPLGLQQKVEILKTLYRGARILILDEPTAVLTPSETDELFDFLKNNYARSGNSVIFISHKLHEVLQISDEISVIRDGRMIGTIPTEGATTETLARMMVGREVVLRVQKQEARPGDVALDVQGVTIPGTHGKPAVNSVSFQVRAGEIVGIAGVEGNGQSELVEAITGLHPYQGRITYLGREVRGARNVSLAGLSHVPEDRNERGLVLDMTTAENFILGEQDRAPFAGTLGFLDLERIQANARELSETFDVRPRSASLQAGRYSGGNAQKIIVAREMRKDPKILVASQPTRGVDIGAIEFIHGQIVKARDQGLAVLLVSADLGEVMNLADRILVMYEGQIAGEVAARDATETQLGLMMTGSGSTQTH is encoded by the coding sequence ATGACTCAGGTTTCCAACCACCGTTCGGCCGACGCGATTGAGCTGCGCGGCATCACCAAGCGCTTCCCGCTGGTGCTGGCGAACGACAACATCAGCATGACCGTCAAGTGGGGCAGCGTGCACGCCCTGTGCGGCGAGAACGGCGCGGGCAAATCCACCCTCATGAAGATCCTGTACGGCATGCAGCCGCCCACCAGCGGCGAGATCCTCGTGGACGGACAGACCGTCACGCTCAGCGACCCGAAGGACGCCATCGCGCTCGGGATCGGCATGGTGCACCAGCACTTCATGCTCGTCGAACCGCTCACCGTGACCGAGAACGTCATCCTGGGGTCCGAACCCACCAACGGGACCAGCATCGACTTCGCGGGCGCGCGCCGCCGCGTGGCGGAACTCATCGAGCAGTTCGGCTTCGACCTGAACCCCGACGCGCGCATCGAGGACCTCCCGCTCGGCCTGCAGCAGAAGGTCGAGATCCTCAAGACCCTGTACCGTGGCGCGCGCATCCTGATTCTCGACGAGCCGACCGCCGTGCTCACGCCCAGCGAGACGGACGAACTGTTCGACTTCCTGAAGAACAACTACGCCAGGAGCGGCAACAGCGTGATCTTCATCTCGCACAAGCTGCACGAGGTGCTGCAGATCAGCGACGAGATCAGCGTCATCCGGGACGGCAGGATGATCGGCACCATCCCCACCGAGGGCGCCACCACCGAGACGCTCGCCCGCATGATGGTGGGCCGCGAGGTCGTGCTGCGCGTCCAGAAGCAGGAGGCGCGGCCCGGCGACGTGGCGCTCGACGTGCAGGGCGTCACCATCCCCGGCACGCACGGCAAGCCCGCCGTGAACAGCGTGAGCTTCCAGGTGCGCGCCGGGGAGATCGTGGGGATCGCGGGCGTGGAAGGCAACGGGCAGAGCGAACTGGTGGAGGCCATCACGGGCCTGCACCCGTACCAGGGCCGCATCACGTACCTGGGGCGCGAGGTGCGCGGCGCGCGCAACGTGAGCCTCGCGGGCCTCAGCCACGTGCCCGAGGACCGCAACGAGCGCGGCCTGGTGCTCGACATGACCACCGCCGAGAACTTCATCCTGGGCGAGCAGGACCGCGCGCCGTTCGCAGGCACGCTCGGCTTCCTCGACCTGGAGCGCATTCAGGCGAACGCGCGTGAACTGTCCGAGACCTTCGACGTGCGGCCCCGCAGCGCGTCGCTGCAGGCGGGCCGGTACTCGGGCGGCAACGCGCAGAAGATCATCGTGGCGCGCGAGATGCGCAAGGACCCGAAGATCCTCGTGGCGAGCCAGCCGACGCGCGGCGTGGACATCGGCGCGATCGAGTTCATTCACGGGCAGATCGTGAAGGCGCGCGATCAGGGCCTCGCGGTGCTGCTCGTGAGCGCCGACCTGGGTGAGGTCATGAACCTCGCCGACCGCATCCTCGTGATGTACGAGGGGCAGATCGCGGGCGAGGTGGCCGCCCGAGACGCGACCGAAACGCAGCTGGGCCTGATGATGACCGGCAGCGGCAGCACCCAGACCCACTGA
- a CDS encoding metallophosphoesterase family protein codes for MSAPRPAGHAEVRLAVFGDVHGNLPALEAALADMRRHAPDALLCLGDVATGGPWTRECLQAVAQLGCPVVLGNADEDLLHGSTFVPRGFPDERAIWEIGEWNRAQLNSEDLRVLGTFQGTVTLPGLLAYHGSPASCREALGPDTPPERLAQLREAYPSVPDWVGGHTHTATLRTLDGWRLLNPGSVGLPFERRGNGYVNVSRAEYLLLDRPGDRPGTVQFRRVTYDVRAVQDGIRRSGMPHAEWLAREWVQD; via the coding sequence GTGAGCGCCCCCCGGCCCGCCGGGCACGCGGAGGTGCGGCTCGCGGTGTTCGGGGACGTGCACGGCAACCTGCCCGCTCTGGAGGCCGCCCTGGCCGACATGCGGCGTCACGCGCCGGACGCGCTGCTGTGCCTGGGCGACGTGGCGACAGGCGGTCCGTGGACGCGCGAGTGCCTGCAGGCCGTGGCGCAACTCGGGTGCCCCGTGGTGCTCGGCAACGCCGACGAGGACCTGCTGCACGGGAGTACCTTCGTGCCGCGCGGCTTCCCGGACGAGCGGGCCATCTGGGAGATCGGGGAGTGGAACCGCGCCCAGCTGAACTCGGAGGACCTGCGCGTGCTCGGGACCTTTCAGGGGACGGTGACGCTGCCGGGCCTGCTCGCGTACCACGGATCGCCCGCGTCATGCCGCGAGGCGCTCGGGCCGGACACGCCGCCCGAACGGCTGGCACAGCTGCGCGAGGCGTACCCTTCCGTACCGGACTGGGTGGGCGGGCACACGCACACCGCCACCCTCCGCACGCTGGACGGCTGGCGACTCCTGAACCCCGGCTCGGTCGGCCTGCCGTTCGAGCGGCGCGGGAACGGGTACGTGAACGTGAGCCGCGCCGAGTACCTGCTGCTCGACCGCCCCGGGGACCGTCCGGGCACCGTGCAGTTCCGGCGGGTCACGTACGACGTGCGTGCCGTGCAGGACGGCATCCGGCGTTCCGGCATGCCGCACGCGGAATGGCTGGCGCGCGAGTGGGTGCAGGACTGA